One genomic segment of uncultured Ilyobacter sp. includes these proteins:
- a CDS encoding glutamine synthetase III: MRPLTEVYGENCFNEATLKQRVPKSIFKEFRKVQNGEKDLSLNVAEVIANAMKDWALEKGATHFTHWFQPLTGITAEKHDSFVNPGPDGTVILEFSGKELIKGEPDASSFPSGGLRATFEARGYTAWDTTSPAFLREDQTGITLYIPTAFVSYKGHALDKKVPLLRSMAAVEKQSLRVLKALGDTKTKKTFTTLGVEQEYFLVEKEFFEKRLDLMHTGRTLLGAGSAKEQELTGHYFGTIKERVATFMQDLDMELWKIGVCSKTKHNEVAPNQFEVASVFSTANVATDSNQLTMDIIQKVAVRHGLVALLHEKPFAGVNGSGKHNNWSLATETTNLLEPGDNPKDNAQFLVFLSSVVEAVDRYAPLLRLSAASANNDHRLGGHEAPPAIISIFLGDALSNILDTIAGGNPESEAASSKLEIGVDSLPKLPKDLTDRNRTSPFAFTGNKFEFRMVGSSASTSGPNVILNTIVAEVLSEYAEILEKAQDKNEAIKQIVSNAYTKHGKVIFNGNGYGEEWVVEAEKRGLPNLKATSDVLKYNLAPETIEIFEKHMVLSAEELESRHNIYSEIYINQVELEAKVVTKMAETEIVPAVNKYMKEVADMINSSKEFLPESLLKSQKALLVSLAENVDKLVDETKALETIIENRPGDVEAEVQYARKEMLPAMDRIRMAADTLEILCSKESWPIPTYEDLLYKL, from the coding sequence GTGCGGCCTTTGACTGAAGTCTATGGGGAAAACTGCTTTAATGAAGCTACATTAAAGCAAAGAGTTCCAAAAAGTATCTTTAAAGAATTTAGAAAAGTACAAAATGGAGAGAAAGACCTTTCATTAAATGTTGCAGAAGTTATTGCAAATGCTATGAAAGACTGGGCATTGGAAAAGGGAGCGACTCACTTTACCCACTGGTTCCAACCTCTTACAGGAATTACAGCAGAAAAGCATGACTCTTTTGTCAATCCAGGTCCAGACGGGACTGTAATATTAGAATTTTCTGGAAAAGAGTTAATAAAAGGAGAACCTGACGCATCTTCATTCCCGAGTGGAGGTCTGAGAGCGACATTCGAAGCTAGAGGTTATACTGCATGGGATACTACTTCGCCAGCTTTCTTGAGAGAAGATCAGACTGGTATAACTCTTTATATCCCTACAGCTTTTGTTTCATATAAAGGACATGCTCTAGATAAAAAAGTACCACTTTTAAGATCTATGGCAGCTGTTGAAAAACAATCTTTAAGAGTTTTAAAAGCTCTTGGAGATACTAAAACAAAGAAGACATTTACGACTCTAGGGGTAGAGCAGGAGTATTTCTTGGTTGAAAAAGAATTTTTTGAAAAAAGACTAGACCTTATGCATACAGGTAGAACTTTATTAGGAGCTGGATCTGCAAAAGAGCAGGAGCTTACAGGTCACTATTTTGGTACTATAAAAGAAAGAGTAGCAACATTTATGCAAGACCTAGACATGGAACTATGGAAAATAGGAGTTTGTTCTAAGACTAAGCATAATGAGGTTGCACCAAACCAGTTTGAGGTTGCTTCTGTATTCTCTACTGCAAACGTAGCAACTGACAGCAACCAGCTAACTATGGATATTATCCAAAAGGTAGCAGTTAGACATGGATTAGTAGCTCTTTTACATGAAAAACCTTTTGCAGGGGTAAATGGTTCTGGAAAACATAATAACTGGTCTCTTGCAACTGAAACTACAAACTTACTTGAGCCGGGAGATAACCCAAAAGATAACGCTCAGTTCCTTGTATTCCTAAGTTCTGTAGTAGAGGCTGTAGACAGATATGCACCACTTCTAAGACTTTCTGCTGCAAGTGCAAATAATGACCACAGACTAGGAGGACACGAAGCACCTCCAGCAATAATCTCTATTTTCTTAGGTGACGCCCTGTCAAATATTCTTGATACTATCGCAGGAGGAAACCCAGAAAGCGAAGCTGCATCTTCAAAATTAGAAATTGGAGTAGATTCACTTCCAAAATTACCAAAAGATCTTACAGACAGAAACAGAACTTCTCCTTTTGCCTTTACAGGAAACAAATTTGAATTTAGAATGGTTGGATCTTCAGCATCTACCTCAGGTCCAAATGTTATTCTAAATACAATTGTTGCAGAAGTACTATCAGAATACGCTGAGATTCTTGAAAAAGCTCAAGATAAAAACGAAGCTATAAAGCAAATCGTTTCAAATGCATATACCAAGCATGGAAAGGTTATATTCAACGGAAACGGTTATGGTGAAGAGTGGGTAGTAGAGGCTGAAAAAAGAGGTCTTCCAAACTTGAAAGCTACAAGTGACGTATTAAAATATAACTTAGCTCCAGAAACAATAGAAATATTTGAGAAACACATGGTTCTTTCTGCAGAAGAATTGGAATCAAGACACAACATTTACAGTGAGATTTATATAAATCAAGTAGAACTTGAGGCTAAGGTAGTAACAAAGATGGCTGAGACAGAAATAGTTCCTGCAGTCAACAAGTATATGAAAGAAGTAGCAGATATGATCAACAGCAGCAAAGAGTTTTTACCTGAAAGTCTGTTGAAAAGTCAAAAAGCCCTTCTTGTTTCACTAGCTGAAAATGTTGATAAGCTAGTAGACGAGACAAAAGCTTTAGAAACAATCATAGAAAACAGACCGGGAGATGTTGAAGCGGAAGTTCAGTATGCTAGAAAAGAGATGCTACCTGCTATGGATAGAATCAGAATGGCAGCCGACACTTTAGAAATCTTATGTTCTAAAGAATCATGGCCTATCCCTACTTATGAAGATCTACTTTATAAGTTATAA
- a CDS encoding HAMP domain-containing sensor histidine kinase, translated as MKGKISRDIFFYMMIISILPIFLIYLLNATLLDSYSLNKKKEELKKISIILTEGDGNLNIPRLKRESNVEVYFLNMEDRYQYRIDDDIRGILDDFDWDNVEIGANFQKVYKKEQGINLLVNMTKITNQMFLVITTPISSVENSVKISREFYYYSFFLVAFLSLLVSYIFSNKVSKPIISLEKNAKDIALLNFDEKVEIKTGNELESLGTSINTMSEKLETAIENLKNANAQLEIDLENEKKLEVMRRSFISSVNHELKTPLAIMRVYAEGLLEGVASDEEIEEYCTTIVEEVENMEKIVKELLYFSEIEAGYKKAEMKSFRIDILTKKILEKYSHDFKEKNLQLNFLMGDLKVNGDIKLIERVLENLCSNAMNYVLENGEIKIEGVPDGDSIKIKILNSGDKIPEDKINDIWKPFFKLDQARTRKYGGTGLGLSIVKKILDIHGSNYGVTNLREGVEFFFTLKRS; from the coding sequence ATGAAAGGTAAAATAAGCAGGGATATATTTTTTTATATGATGATAATATCTATCCTGCCAATATTTCTAATATATCTTTTAAACGCTACTCTTTTAGACAGCTATTCTCTAAATAAAAAAAAGGAGGAACTTAAAAAAATATCAATAATTCTTACAGAGGGAGACGGCAACCTAAATATTCCTAGGTTAAAAAGAGAGAGTAATGTAGAAGTTTATTTCCTAAACATGGAAGATAGGTATCAGTACCGAATCGATGACGATATAAGAGGAATTTTAGATGACTTCGACTGGGATAATGTTGAGATCGGTGCTAATTTTCAGAAGGTATACAAGAAAGAGCAGGGAATAAATCTTTTGGTCAATATGACCAAAATAACAAATCAGATGTTTCTTGTTATAACAACACCTATATCTTCCGTGGAGAATTCTGTAAAAATAAGCAGGGAATTCTATTACTACAGTTTTTTCCTAGTTGCTTTTCTTTCTCTTCTTGTTTCATATATATTTTCCAATAAGGTTTCTAAGCCAATTATTAGTTTGGAAAAAAATGCAAAAGATATAGCACTGCTTAATTTTGATGAAAAAGTGGAGATAAAAACTGGTAATGAACTTGAAAGTTTGGGGACAAGTATCAATACTATGTCAGAAAAACTTGAAACTGCTATCGAAAATCTTAAAAATGCCAATGCACAATTAGAAATTGATCTTGAAAATGAAAAAAAGTTAGAGGTGATGAGACGAAGTTTCATCTCTAGTGTGAATCATGAGTTAAAAACGCCTCTTGCAATTATGAGAGTCTATGCAGAGGGACTACTTGAAGGAGTGGCAAGTGATGAAGAGATAGAGGAATACTGTACCACAATTGTTGAAGAGGTTGAAAATATGGAAAAGATAGTTAAAGAACTCCTATATTTTTCGGAGATAGAGGCTGGATACAAGAAAGCTGAGATGAAATCCTTTAGGATAGATATACTTACAAAAAAAATATTGGAAAAATATTCCCATGATTTTAAGGAAAAAAATCTCCAATTGAATTTTTTGATGGGTGATTTAAAGGTAAATGGCGATATAAAACTCATCGAAAGAGTTCTAGAAAATTTATGCAGCAATGCCATGAATTATGTTCTTGAAAACGGTGAAATCAAAATAGAGGGAGTTCCTGATGGAGACTCTATAAAAATAAAAATTCTAAATAGTGGAGATAAAATTCCAGAAGATAAAATAAATGATATCTGGAAACCTTTTTTCAAGCTAGATCAGGCTAGAACCAGAAAATATGGAGGGACAGGACTTGGACTTTCTATTGTGAAAAAGATTCTAGACATTCATGGTTCTAATTATGGTGTCACCAATCTTAGAGAAGGTGTAGAATTTTTCTTTACATTAAAAAGGTCATGA
- a CDS encoding response regulator transcription factor yields the protein MERILVLEDEDKMRKVVKNFLVKEGYEVIEACDGQEALDLFYEGIFDLAILDVMVPKIDGWTICRKLRKESKIPIIMLTARSTEDDELFGFDLGADEYITKPFSLKILLARVKALLKRKDSIVENNSLKVGKLEIDSKSHKVIFCDEILELTPKEYDMLLMMVKNKDMAISRERFLNQIWGFDYFGDLRTVDTHVKQLRKKLGGKHIKTVRGVGYRFEEE from the coding sequence ATGGAAAGAATATTAGTTTTAGAAGATGAAGATAAAATGAGGAAAGTCGTAAAAAATTTTCTCGTAAAAGAGGGGTACGAAGTTATAGAGGCGTGTGATGGTCAGGAAGCTTTAGATTTGTTTTATGAGGGTATTTTTGACCTTGCTATACTAGATGTTATGGTTCCAAAAATTGACGGCTGGACTATATGCAGGAAATTGAGAAAAGAGTCAAAGATTCCCATCATAATGCTAACTGCAAGAAGTACTGAAGATGATGAATTATTTGGTTTTGATTTGGGGGCAGACGAATATATAACAAAGCCTTTTAGCCTGAAGATATTACTTGCCAGGGTAAAAGCACTATTAAAAAGAAAAGATTCTATAGTGGAAAACAACAGCCTGAAGGTAGGTAAATTGGAGATTGATTCAAAAAGTCATAAAGTGATTTTTTGTGATGAAATTCTAGAACTGACTCCTAAAGAATATGATATGCTTCTAATGATGGTAAAAAATAAAGATATGGCTATCTCCAGAGAAAGATTTTTAAATCAGATATGGGGGTTTGATTATTTTGGAGATTTAAGAACGGTGGATACACATGTAAAACAGCTACGTAAAAAGCTTGGTGGAAAGCATATTAAAACTGTTCGTGGAGTTGGATACAGATTTGAGGAGGAATAA
- a CDS encoding mechanosensitive ion channel domain-containing protein produces MENMKNFITSNFTELFMKLLGAVVIFIIGKFIINNVMVLVHKALYKRKTDPMVHSFAVSCLRSLSYVILIIITASVVGIQMTSLVAILGAATFAVGLALQGSLSNFAGGVLILIFKPFEIGHYIEAAGHSGTVEGIQIFYTVLNTPDNKKIIIPNGELSNKSLINYSKNSKRRVDINFGISYGNDFKKAILILKEIAESHEKVLKDDPITIRVKELGGSSVNITYRVWCKTADYWNVYFDSIENAKEIFDREKIEIPFPQMDVHFSPKDIQN; encoded by the coding sequence ATGGAAAACATGAAAAATTTCATTACAAGTAATTTCACCGAACTTTTTATGAAGTTGTTAGGTGCTGTAGTTATTTTTATAATTGGTAAGTTTATTATCAATAATGTCATGGTGTTAGTTCATAAAGCCCTATATAAGAGAAAAACTGATCCTATGGTGCATTCTTTTGCAGTATCGTGTCTCAGATCTTTATCTTATGTTATTTTAATAATCATTACAGCATCAGTAGTGGGAATTCAGATGACTTCACTTGTAGCTATTTTAGGTGCTGCCACTTTTGCAGTAGGTTTAGCTTTACAGGGGAGCTTATCAAATTTTGCTGGGGGAGTGCTCATACTTATTTTTAAACCTTTTGAGATAGGGCACTATATAGAGGCAGCTGGACACTCTGGGACTGTAGAGGGTATACAGATATTTTATACAGTTTTAAATACCCCAGATAACAAAAAAATAATAATTCCTAATGGAGAATTGTCAAACAAGTCATTAATTAATTATTCTAAAAATTCTAAAAGAAGAGTGGATATTAATTTTGGGATTTCTTATGGAAATGATTTTAAAAAAGCAATTTTAATTTTAAAGGAGATAGCAGAGTCTCATGAGAAAGTTTTAAAAGATGACCCCATAACCATAAGGGTAAAAGAGTTAGGGGGTTCCTCTGTAAATATAACCTACAGAGTCTGGTGCAAGACTGCAGACTACTGGAATGTTTATTTTGATTCAATTGAAAATGCTAAAGAAATTTTTGACAGGGAAAAAATAGAAATACCTTTTCCTCAAATGGATGTTCATTTTAGTCCTAAAGATATACAAAATTAA
- the dnaN gene encoding DNA polymerase III subunit beta has product MKIKVNREELIKVLSNLSVVVRENSIRPVLSGAKLEAKDGMAVFTGSNLEFSYISSIPANVEAEGTTVFKIPLILEYIKLLDEENLEMIVNEDKLSIHRAEFSIMDWEDYPEIKENESDNLFELESEKIISAFEKVKFSAFPTVDNLAINCIRMSCDIENLNFISTDSYRLTKYTLPANCESNQEISIPLESVGTICKLLKDSEETARFGVKNAVLTVKCGNSYMSTRLIELPFPDYRSIFKSMSYTKQIELNTDDFKKSMKKVLTVAKRNIETKNGALFEFKGNKLVSTVSSGTAKTVQKLDTIKEGDDFRASLNVKFIYDFIGNIQKNSIIKATNSSSMFILEETDNSSYTYVLMPLALRD; this is encoded by the coding sequence ATGAAAATCAAAGTGAATCGAGAGGAACTTATTAAAGTCCTTTCAAATCTTTCTGTAGTTGTGAGAGAAAATTCCATAAGACCAGTTTTGTCCGGGGCAAAATTGGAAGCAAAAGATGGAATGGCTGTGTTTACAGGGTCCAATCTTGAATTTAGTTATATATCCTCTATTCCTGCAAATGTAGAAGCCGAGGGTACCACTGTTTTTAAAATACCTCTCATCCTTGAGTATATTAAACTTTTAGATGAGGAAAACCTTGAAATGATTGTAAACGAAGACAAACTTTCTATACACAGAGCTGAATTTTCAATCATGGACTGGGAAGACTATCCTGAGATAAAGGAGAATGAGTCAGATAACCTTTTTGAGCTTGAAAGCGAAAAAATAATATCAGCTTTTGAAAAAGTAAAGTTTTCAGCATTTCCTACGGTGGACAATCTTGCAATAAACTGCATAAGAATGTCCTGTGACATAGAAAATCTGAACTTTATATCAACAGATTCATATAGGCTTACAAAATACACTTTGCCCGCCAACTGTGAATCAAACCAGGAGATCTCCATACCCCTTGAAAGTGTGGGTACCATCTGCAAACTTTTAAAAGATTCAGAAGAAACAGCCAGGTTCGGGGTCAAAAATGCAGTTCTCACTGTAAAATGTGGGAATTCATATATGTCCACTAGACTGATAGAACTTCCTTTTCCAGATTACAGATCAATTTTTAAAAGCATGTCATATACAAAGCAGATAGAACTTAATACAGATGATTTTAAAAAATCAATGAAAAAAGTTTTAACTGTGGCGAAAAGAAACATAGAAACCAAAAATGGAGCCCTTTTTGAATTTAAAGGCAATAAACTGGTTTCCACAGTTTCTTCAGGAACGGCCAAAACTGTTCAAAAGCTAGATACGATAAAGGAGGGAGATGACTTCAGAGCTTCTCTCAATGTAAAATTTATCTACGACTTTATAGGCAATATTCAAAAGAACAGTATAATAAAGGCGACTAATTCGAGTTCCATGTTTATTTTAGAAGAAACAGACAATAGTAGTTACACCTATGTGCTCATGCCTTTGGCCTTGAGGGATTAG
- a CDS encoding cation:proton antiporter codes for MKPLLSLSLLLIGGHYAGKISEKIRLPKLMGMIIFGCIVGPAYLNQIDSLTLHMSKELKSIALVTVLITGGLGISTEQLKKMGRPALLLSFIPAGLEGFAVAFAAMKLFGFTFIQGGILGFIISAVSPAVLIPSMVDLINRGIGQRKAIPQMMLAGGSADDSIAIALFSTFMSLYLGSSKGIASNLLWVPISITLGVLSGIAAAFFLKVLCKTTKNPIFHCFLVLTTGVGMRVLEELNILKINSLIGVMVMGFVISNYCEKELGKSLKETLGKVWQVGQIYLFTLVGTAIDPNLIGNLLIPGTLAILSSLIIRSVGTWISLLGTDLTYRERLFCVIAYLPKATVQSAKAGVPLQMGVAGGELIQAVSILSVLITAPIGAIGIKLTALPLLEPGTELEVSQEYSR; via the coding sequence ATGAAACCACTACTATCTCTGAGCCTCCTGCTTATAGGGGGACATTATGCCGGTAAAATTTCAGAAAAAATAAGACTTCCAAAACTCATGGGTATGATAATATTCGGTTGTATAGTTGGTCCTGCATATCTTAATCAGATAGATAGTCTCACTTTGCATATGAGTAAGGAACTAAAAAGTATTGCATTGGTTACAGTTCTTATTACCGGAGGTCTTGGAATAAGCACAGAGCAATTGAAAAAAATGGGTCGCCCTGCTCTTCTTCTAAGCTTTATTCCAGCAGGTCTTGAGGGATTTGCAGTTGCTTTTGCAGCTATGAAACTTTTCGGTTTTACTTTTATACAAGGTGGAATCTTAGGTTTCATAATTTCTGCAGTAAGCCCTGCCGTCCTCATCCCATCTATGGTTGATCTAATAAACAGAGGTATAGGTCAGAGAAAGGCGATCCCCCAGATGATGTTAGCTGGAGGGTCGGCAGATGACAGTATAGCCATAGCCCTTTTCTCTACATTTATGAGTCTTTATCTGGGTTCTTCTAAGGGAATAGCCTCTAACTTATTATGGGTTCCAATTTCTATCACATTAGGCGTGTTATCAGGTATCGCCGCAGCATTTTTCTTAAAAGTTTTATGTAAAACTACAAAAAATCCAATCTTCCACTGTTTCTTGGTCTTGACTACAGGTGTAGGAATGAGAGTTCTAGAAGAATTAAACATTCTCAAGATCAATTCACTTATAGGTGTCATGGTTATGGGATTTGTAATCAGCAATTATTGTGAAAAAGAACTCGGAAAAAGCCTCAAAGAGACTTTGGGAAAAGTATGGCAGGTGGGACAGATATATCTATTTACACTTGTAGGTACAGCCATCGATCCAAATCTCATAGGAAATCTTCTTATTCCTGGAACCTTAGCAATTTTGAGTTCCCTAATAATAAGGTCCGTAGGTACATGGATCTCTCTTCTAGGAACAGACCTCACATACAGAGAAAGGCTCTTTTGTGTCATAGCCTACCTCCCTAAGGCAACTGTGCAGTCTGCCAAGGCCGGGGTGCCTCTTCAGATGGGAGTGGCAGGAGGAGAGTTGATTCAGGCAGTATCTATCCTCAGCGTGCTTATAACAGCCCCTATAGGGGCGATTGGAATAAAGCTTACGGCCCTTCCTCTACTAGAACCAGGAACGGAACTAGAAGTTTCTCAAGAATATTCAAGATAA